The Phragmites australis chromosome 13, lpPhrAust1.1, whole genome shotgun sequence DNA window GAGGAAATTTGAAAttgataatattatttttaaggtTTAGGGCAAAAAATATTGACAAAGATCAAATAAACTGATTGAAGCTAGGAGCAAGTATATTATTATTCTAAACTGACATAACCATGTGTGTAAAATTAGCGATGCTATTTATATGGTTATATCATAGAGGATATAGTCTTTATGTTTAATTATGGTGCTCATTACCTCCAAAAAAGAAACTAGGCAGGCATTTTTCAGACGTCAATTCGGGTTCATTATAAAAAACAGTTCTCAACCAATTTAGCAGTAGTGCTACTCTGCCCCCCTATATTGATGAAGTATCCAAGAATAGCAATCTAGGTTGAGTATATATACGAAGATCAAATGTTCCCATACTATACAAATGAAAGCAACGGTTGAACTCTTTCTGGTAGTAGATTAGTGGCGAAGAAATAGTGAGGTTTCAGTATGGAAGatgcttgcattttttttggggggggggggggggggagtgacTTCAATTTCTTGTTCTATTGAGCCGACTCGTTTATTACTATTTTGGAGTCCCATTGCACATTAAAGGGATATCCACTGTAGATCAGGTGCAGTACACGCTGTGGCAACCTGGTTTTGTTCAAAAATGACATGATCGTCATGCAACTTGGCTATGCACTCTAGAACAACTAGTAAGCCAAATACCCTCCGTAATTATGTCAAAAATATTTCATACATATGTTCTGGAGGAAACAACCAccatttctcctttttttttccttttgtacaGATAGCCGTAAATTTTTATACAATGCTCAACAAATGCTTGAATTTCTCATGGTAGGAGCAACACGCGGTTGTTCTTGACTTGGAAGAGTAGTGGCGCTCTGCATTGCCCTTCTTCACTCCTCTTTTGATTCAGTGGTAGAAAGCATGGCACGGTCTCAAAAGTGGGAAAGATGTCCACCCATCGCAGAGGGGGTGCAATTCCACCCCTGGTGCTGAACGAGATCCCCCTCTTCCACCCCGTAAAATAGCATTTTTAGTCTGTGTAACAAACCGCTCGGCGACGCCAGTGCGTAGCTTTATTGAGCTGCACCGAGGCATTGTTATTTGAATCACACAGCGGCAACACTCACGTACTCCCCTCCGccccccacccacccacccatcAGGATGCTCTAACATCATCTCTTCAAAATCACCATGTAACTTCACATTAAGAGGTGTTAAATTTCTGATTGACATCCAAGATTAAATATTAACATAATTGAAGTTCAacattttttggtttcataactAGTTCGACGTTTTTCTGTTTCATAATTAATTCGACATTTTCGGTTAGTTATACAATATTTTCTGATTAGTTATGTAACATTTTAGCGAGCGGTTTGCGTTGCAGCATGCACCTAAGGCAAGGTCTAATTTGCTTGCCGACTCTCGAGCGGTCTGTGTGTAGCTGCAACGTGCTCCCGAGACCGAGTTGGGAAACAGTCAGTAGGTGGTGGCAACGACACGGCACGGCATGCAGGCACCCATCCGCGGTCAGCTGATGGGCGACCTACCTGATGCATTGATAGCTTGATCCTCGAGTGGCTGAGCCTGTCCGGCGTCCTGCGTCTGTGACACCGTTCCCCTGTGAGGTCGTGATCCTGTCCATCCAAACCCCGAGTAGGTGATGCTGGCGTGGCGTCGGGCCACCAATTTCCTAACAACAATGGAGAGGAGCTCAGATACTACGCTGCCTGATTCCCTATGCCCAATGTTCCATCCTTCCTCACCGACGTCGGAATATAAGTTTCTTCAAATCACAATCGATGTAGTGCAGTATTTATTGTGTAATATAGAGTTCTATATATCTAAGTCATCTGTGATGAACGTTGAGTAATTAATATTGTATCGATATGTTGTTCTGTAACTGTGTTTGCTTGATTTATTATGTTATATGGTTTGTTGTAGATACTATTTATGACTAATATctgaattcatatatttttattcttatAAGTTACCTGCTAGATTCTGAAGTTTTGAAGACATCTAATGAGAGGTTTTGTCATTACAGTCCATATTGATAAAATTTACTGTGTCTTTATGTTGTGTTCtatttttaactattttttttacatagaTCCTATAATTAAATATGATTTGAACAATTACTTATATTAACAGCGAGTATATCGTGCCTTTTTAATTCCTAAGATAAAAGTTACACCATGATACCTAAAATTCTGCACACCACCTCACCTGAGCCGAAGCCTCGGCCCCGCAGCTCCATGTCCTTTTCTCCCCCTCGCGCATGCAATACATGTGGCCCGCGCGGCGGACGCGCTCGGTGGTTGCTCTGGCATTTACCGCTCGCGAGCTGACGAGCCGCCGGGTGTTTAATTAACTCATGAGCGGTCGGCCATCCCACGCCTATATATAATGCTGCTCCCGGCCCATCCCACGGAACAGAGGCTGGTCGAAGAACCAGAGAGTGAAAAAAACAATTCTTTCCTCCCCCAACCCACGAGAGCGAGGTGTTTTGACCGGAAATCTTGCTGTGTGCCAACCTTAACTGCTACGATCGAGGCGGAGGGAAGGTTCCACCTCCGTACATGACGTCGATGGAGCTGCTGGCCGGGAGATCATTCTTACCGGGCTCTgccggtgcggcggcggcgggccgggATCGGATAGGTGGGCCCTGTTTCGCCGCGAGCCTCGCGGTCGGGAGGCAGGGGAGCGGGCAGAGGAGGGGGTCGCTGAGGTCGACGGCGACGGTGGGAGCCCTGGCCGAGCGGGTCGTCGtgacgccggcgccggcggagagGGCCGGGTCGGGGGCTGCGACGCCGGAGCCGCACCCGCAGAGCGTGGCGGCGCGGGCCGTGGTGACGGTGCGGCGGAGGCGGAAGGAGGACGCCAAGCAGCGGGTCGTCGAGCTGCTGGACGCGTACGCTGACAGGGTCGGCCGGAGCGTACTCCTCGAGCTCATCAGCACGGAGACCGATCCAAGTAAGACttccgcccccgccgccgccgcctccgcgacGCGGCCGGCTCATCTCGCCCTTGGAATTCCACGTTGCGTTGCATCTTCGAATTGTACTAGCACGATTtgccttcctttttctttccttttttccttctctCCTCGCTTCCGAAGCAACTGGGCGAGAATATTATGGTGCGTCTTGACCTAGGGGGGGCTTGTCATCTGTTCCAAATGGACCATCACATGGAGCACCCCATCCCTCTCTTGATTTGATTTGTTTCAAGCCGCGATTTTTACCCTCTCATCGGCACCGTACGGATGCACCGTAATCATATTTATATCGAATTCTGAAAAGCAGAGCATTAAGCTGACTGAGTGAATCATTGCCGATGTGATGACAGGAAAAGGGGGCCCCAAGAAGAGCAAGCGATCCGGGCTGGTGGGCTGGTTCGAGAAGAAGGACGTCAAGGCGGAGCGGGTGGTGTACACGGCGGAGTTCACCGTCGACGCGGCCTTCGGCGAGCCGGGCGCGGTGACCGTGCTCAACCGGCACACGCGCGAGTTCTTCATCGAGAGCATCGTCGTCGAAGGCTTCCCATCGGGCCCCGCGCACTTCACCTGCAACTCGTGGGTCCAGCCCAGCCGCGTGGACCGCAACCCGCGCGTGTTCTTTACCAACAAGCCGTACCTGCCGTCCGAGACTCCACCGGGGCTGCGGGAGCTCCGGCGGCAGGAGCTCACCCACCTGAGGggcgacggcgccggcgagcGCAGGACCACCGATCGGGTGTACGACTATGACGTGTACAACGACCTCGGCCACCCGGACAAGGGCGCCGAGTTCGCGCGCCCCGTCCTCGGCGGCGAGCAGCTGCCGTACCCGCGGCGGATGCGGACTGGCCGGCCCCGGACCGTCACAGGCAAGCCTCGCTTTTCCGCTCACTGGTCACCACCGTCATCTGCCCAATAAATTCCCCGACAGTAACAGTGGCCTCCCTGACATGGCCGGCGTACCTTTCGTATCTAAACCACCCGATCGCGCCGACGTTGACGCTAACGTTCCGCGACTTTTGCAGACGAACGCGCGGAGAGCAGGGTGGAGTACCCGGAGCCCATCTACGTGTCGCGGGATGAGGAGTTCGAGGAGGGCAAGAACGAGATGCTGTCGGAGGGCGCGCTCAAGGCGCTTCTCCATAACTTCATGCCGCTGCTGGTGAGCTCCGTGTCGCCGGACATCCGGGACTTCGCCGGCTTCCACGACGTCGACAACCTCTTCAAGGAGGGCCTCCGGATGAAGCAGGCGCTGCAGGACCAGCTGTTCCAGAAGATCCCCTTCGTGCGCAAGATTCAGGAGAACAGCGAGGGCCTCCTCCGCTACGATACTCCCGACATCATCAAGAGTAAGCGAGCAAACCATGCATCCTCCTTCGTCGATGATTCATGGAGATACGATACGATACGATAAGATACGGAGCACGGCGGCATTGTTGTACTGACGCTGTCGTTTGTGTTTTCTCCCCTTCCGTGTGGCAGAGGACAAGTTCGCGTGGCTGCGCGACGACGAGTTCGCGCGGCAGGCGCTGGCTGGCATCAACCCCGTCAACATCGAGCGTCTTCAGGTAACCTGCGTCCCTGTCACGCCCAACACGTCACTACTCTGAAACTGCCGAACCAGAGCTCGACGGCCCCAGCTGTTGCTGTACTGTACGCGGAGTGGAGCCGAAAGACGCAGCAGTGCTTACTCGTTCGATTTTTGCATGTTTCCAGGCGTTCCCGCCGGTTAGCAAGCTCGACCCAGCCGTGTACGGCCCGCCGGAGTCGGCCATCAAAGAGGACCACATCATCGGGCAGCTCGACGGCATGTCGGTGCAGCAGGCGCTGCAGGACAACAGGCTGTACATGCTGGACTTCCACGACATCTTCCTGCCGTTCCTGGACCGGATCAATTCGCAGGACGGGCGGAAGGCCTACGGCACGCGCACGCTCTTCTTCCTGACGGCCACGGGCACGCTGAAGCCCATCGCGATCGAGCTGTGCCTGCCGCCGATGACCGACGTCTGCAAGCGCGCAAAGCGGGTGTTCACGCCGCCCACCGACGCAACCAGCAACTGGCTTTGGCAGCTCGCCAAGGCACACGTCTGCTCCAACGACGCCGGCGTCCACCAGCTCATTAACCACTGGTACGCCTCTGAACACGACACTGCTTATGCGTTTGCGAATGCATTCCGTGAGCTGTGGATACAGAGGAACTCAACTGTCCGACCGATGGGCTGCATGTGCAGGCTGAGGACGCACGCGTGCATGGAGCCCTTCATCATCGCGGCGCACCGGCAGATGAGCGCGATGCACCCGATCTTCAAGCTGCTCAAGCCGCACATGCGGTACACGCTCAAGATCAACGCGCTGGCGCGGCAGATCCTCATCAACGGCGACGGCGTCATCGAGTCGGGCTTCACCCCTGGACGCTACTGCATGGAGATGAGCGCGTTCGCGTACCGGGAGCTCTGGCGGCTCGACCAGGAGGGCCTCCCCGCCGATCTCATCAGAAGGTACACACATTACTCTGTTCactgcatcatcatcacctgAAATGTCTCTGGTTTTGCATGTTGCTATACCTGCGCGAGTGCAACAGAAATGGGCTGGGCGCTCAATtcgcttgttttttttttattgacaGAGGCATGGCCGTGGAGGACCCGACGCAGCCGCACGGGATCCGGCTGCTCATCGAGGACTACCCGTACGCCACCGACGGGCTGCTCCTTTGGTCCGCCATCTCGCGGTGGTGTGATGCCTACGTGGCGGTCTACTACCCGGATGACGTGGCCGTGCAAGGCGACCGCGAGCTGCAGTCGTGGTACACCGAGGCCGTGCAGACGGGCCACGAAGACAAGCGCGACGCGCCCTGGTGGCCGCGCCTCTCGACGCCCTCCGACCTCGCGTCCCTGCTCACAACGCTGCTGTGGCTCACCTCGGCGCAGCACGCGGCGCTCAACTTCGGGCAGTACCCGCTGGGCGGGTACATCCCGAACCGTCCGCCGCTGATGCGGCGGCTGGTGCCGGCCGAGGGCGACCCGGAGTACGCGCACCTGGTGGCGGACCCGCACCGGTTCTTCCTCTCGGCGCTGCCCAGCCTGACGCAGACCACAACGTTCATGACGGTCATCGACACGCTGTCCACGCACTCCGCCGACGAGGAGTACCTCGGGGAGCGCCCCGACGAGGAGTGGACGGCGGACCCAACCGCGCTGGCTGCCGCGCGCGAGTTCGCGGACGACGTGCGCCGCgccgaggaggagatggagcgGCGCAACGCCGACACGGCACGGCGCAACCGGTGCGGCGCCGGCGTGCTGCCGTACGAGCTCATGGCGCCGTCGTCAGGGCCGGGCATCACCTGCCGAGGCGTTCCGAACAGCGTCACCATTTAGCCTCAGTTCGGCCATGGTCAGATAACGAGATGATTTGCAGTGGAAATTTTCCACGCATTATACTCGGGCGGCAAAAAATCTAAGTAGGAGCAAATGATTTTTGCTTTGGTTCTCATGGGCAAATTTCCATTGATTTGGGTAAGAATAGGAGGAACTTGATTTTTGACAAGGGGATGGAGGCAGCTGATAATGTAGAATTGGTGTAAATAACTtgtcatatatatagaaaaacaaTCAATGGAAATACGAATATATAGAGTTCTCTGGCACACTTGTTCAGTATCTATAAACGACACTGTGCACTCTCTTGTTTTGGCATGCTTAATCTCTAAGCGTTTTTACTTTCTAAATCATATtagaatatttatttttttaccacTCTAACAAAAGCGATAATATGAGAAATTAAATAAAGAAGTgcattggtttatatgtgatgagacATTGACAACCGTTGATGTGTCGTAAATTTGGTTAGCATATGTTTATGGATGTTTATTCTTATTtatgtctaactcgagttgacGGTGTTTGGAATTGACGAATTATTCTCTGTACGTAGAAAAATTAAACACGCTGAAAGTTCCGGTGTTTACCGGAAGTTCTGGTGTTCACAGTATATACtcatcggactatttcttgtatagagcaaattttttgagcgaaattggagatcaatgcaccggaatatccggtgagtACGGTGGCTACACAGGATGGTATCACCGGAGCCTTTTTaatgctgaagcagaaatgaaagtAAACACCGAATGGTTCAGTGATGGACATTGAGAGCGCCAAAGTATTTTCTACAGAGAGGAGATTATtggcgccaagtttgattatataCACCGGTGTAGAATGATATTTTGTCAccaatatatacacatatatatcacaatcaataaaaaaaaagtgaagaacaaatgGGCCTGTTTGCTTTCAGTTTCAGCAAATGAACACGTGCCCTCTCTTTTCTTCACTGCAGGCTGGCCCAtgttcttctcctttctcttcgACTGGGCCAAGACCAGGCAGCCCACACTATTTTCTTCCCTGTCGCAAAAGCCCAGCTCGCcatatcatcttcttcctcacgATCTCCCTAGCAAAGCCATCTCCTCTCCAAACCAAGCCGCAAGATCCGCATGAGTCAAGCTCAGGTACAAAGGGAAGATCATCTGGAAGTTGTCAAACGGGATCAACCGTGGATCCTCAGTTGAATCCCCACCTTATCCCTatatgtcggaggatgaactcctgtcgcagggattccgagagacccctttttaaagattcggccggggggatgatcctgaacgagctcatcggggaaataaatggaaacagaaataaatgcaacggctggtggtgggggatgatcgacctagtgcaaaaaagagatagatgcaccggggtttagacaggttcgggccgcacgagggcgtaactccctactcctgtgtgagcgttatatctttccttgaagggaattcttcaaggatgtatctggttacaagggcgTGTCGCCtatagagagcttgaggctcccgtgttctagctctgttCGAGCTTgtttgagatgttcttgttctatcaTGTTCGTCGCGCTTCTTCTAGGTCTCCTGTTTGTGCTGTCTCGTCTGATCTGGACTGgtcttcatgtgttctccatcctttccttttataggcgcgccgacctcgacttatcctgaatgggaaagagggggcgcgagtgccaaggtgccacggagaaaggcgccatcattccgtcttggcgaagtgacaggggcggtggaaaaatgcggcgtgcatccgaccacccgccactgtggatgtccttcggcgccattaagagggtcCACCAGGCAGCCAtagaggcgcccggtgcgcccactctgtcttgttcttctgccagggcagggtggcaggcggagcgtttcgatcctggcaacgttatcccgaggcacccggatgaaacgggacgggacccgtgcatttaatggacccacgcccccctgccaaagcttggcagggtctgacactagggcgtgggcagctgagaatgtcaggatgtcaggccgcgcgtgcctattaaatgcggcattggacctttgactggctgacaccccgccggtgggaccctttgggtcgtcgggcgatcttgtgcgaaccttcggggaacctggcgctcgggggcggccacgtgcagccccgagcactctctcccgagcacttcggtgagaccttcggggcaccgagtcctcgggggctgccatgtgcagccccgagcactctctcccgagtacttcggtaagaccttcggggaaccgagtcctcgggggctgccacgtgcagccccgagcacttcggtgagaccttcggggaaccgagtcctcgggggctgccacgtgcagccccgagcactctctcccgagcacttcggtgagaccttcggggaaccgagtcctcgggggctgccacgtgcagccccgagcactctctcccgagcacttggctgtttggatcatcgggggactacagtactcgggggtaagtgagaacccctccgagcactttcttcccggaacttagtttcttctcatcctgcagggtggacctcgcgggatggtgacacgtggcggatggccggcccggtctcgggactcagggacccctggttcctgatacaccgacactatACGAGTCAAACTCGAATCCTCATCTATTCCAACCAAATTGAATCTAGCTAGCCCCAAATCCCAACCGAATTCGATCTCTATATCTTCACTATAGCCACATATATAAAGGAATCGACTCGTTTCAGATCGGGAGGGGGCTAATGGAGAAGGGGGCGAAGCCCTACTGGGCTGAGCACCTGCACGCACCGACATGGTGTCGCGCCGTCATCCCTACTGCCCGACCTGCTGCTGCCATCGtcgaaggaaaagaaaaggggtGAAGTCCCTGGCCGAAGGCCTGCGCGCCGTTCACCTGGCCGCCGCCTGAAGCCTTGTTCGCGTCACCGAGCCATGTGTGCCCTTCTGAGTTCCTGGCCGCCGCTCTGCGAGCTGCCTTAGTGGTGGATGCCCACCGTGGAGAAGAGGGCCAAAGCCCTTGCGCCGCCCTGTTGTCGCTGTGCCACGCCGTTGTTCTGCCTGCACACCCTGTCGCGTGCCAACGGGCCTCTACCGCCGCCCATCCCTGCTGCTGCCACCACTGATAAGGAAGAAAGTTGACCGAAAGCCCTACCATGTACTCTATCGAGGCCCAGCTGGTCGCTGCTGCACCTACCGCCGCCTGGGCTTACGCCCCGGCCGAAGATGCGTCGACCCCTCCCGCTACTCGCTGCGCCCAGAGAAGAAGAGCGAGCCCTTTGTGCCATAGACACTTGAGCTCAGGCCGTGTGCCGTAAGAAGTTCTGGGTTTCAATCGTGCACCGTCGAAGTCTTGTACTCCGGTCATGCGCCAGTGAATTCCGAGCTCTGGCCACGGGTCGTGATAGCCTTTCCGTCGTGTCGCCCATGCGTGTCATtgtgcttctctctctctctagagtcCGGCTGCTTCACTGTCTGGTTGCCAACATGCTTGAGCACTAGTGCTCCACTCCTGCTCTAAGCCCCTAATGCATGCTAGTTCCTGATGATGTTACATTACTCCTCTGAGATGGGTTATCTTTGCTTTGATGGTTTGATCAGTAGAAGTATTGTTGGTGGGCAGCCTGCTATCATCGCCCCCACCCATGGGATTTGCATGAGCTATCATCTTTGCTCATTTTTGTTCTAGTCGTGGCATTTGGCTGTTGTTGGTTCGGTTGGAGCCATGCTGTTGATAGGACTTGGCAGTTACTCTGATACGTTGATAAGTGGAGCTGCCCTTTTGGTGTTGCCTTCCTGATGTACGGCTCTCATTGTGGCATAATCCTATTACCATTTTTCTGCTATTAGCTTAGTTAACTGCCCAGTGGCCAATTCCTTCTTTATTGCCGGTTCCAATTACCACTACTGTTACTGTGGAGGGAAGCTGTACATGTTGCCCCCCTGAAATCTGTGAGCAAGCAGTACCGAGATGTGTGATCACCCGGCTTGTGTGGCTTTCCCTTTATGGTTTTCACCTTTGTGATATAATGCCTACGTGGCTGTCCGATCATGACGATCACAGAAAATATGTGTGCCATTACGATAGGAGCCTGCGTGGCCCACAAGTGATCATCCCGCCTTTGTGGCTTTTGCCTATGTGGCTCGTTGCCTGTTGCCTATGAAGACAGCCGATGAGGACAAGTCTGAGGCTCGAAGTGGAgtttagtgagtcaagcacgaCGTCAGAGCTCCTAGTTGTGGCCAAGCTGCCACTTCCGATTGTAGCTATGTGTCATGCCACGCTCCTAGCTCACTTCTTCATATAAACACAATTCTAAGGTCTATGTGGCCAATGATGATCCGAGATATATAAACAGTTCAAAAAGCTCATTCTACGCTATTATCCCGTCTTCTTTATTGCTTTTGTTTCTAACATTTAATTTGATTGGTCTGTGTTACGTGTGACTATAGCCatgcagactcggagacgacctcAATAGGACGACCGCCAACGCAGCTTAAATGGAGGTAGCCCAAGgacgggcgtaattaaccggagagctTCACAAAGCCCTGAGAATCAAAACAAAGCAATCGCTAAAGAATATCAAAAAGTCGGATAGCATGTGCGTTGTGGAATAAATTGTATAATGAGAaattgtactttatgatttcgacaTGAATGAACGAAGTTTACATGTTTCAATTATTATATTCTCCTATCTCTTATATATTTTGTATATTGGCACGCCCGCAAACATTCCATACACAGTTTCCAATACAAACTCAACGCGAGTTTACCTTGTGCGAAATAGCCGGATAGTCTGATGCTGAGATTGTGAATACCTGAGAATGCACCGgaacttttgttgcagagaggttataAAAAGGTGGTTCAGTGGATTagcacacaccggattatccagtgatggaCATAAATCACCGAAAGCCTTCactgaaccttttttttttgcagagagaaaattttctaaaacagatagtgttacacttactggatgatccggtgttcagaaacAGAACACACTcaaacatccagtgttcacgtTTTCCGCAGGATGTACCTTGAGTTGATGTTTCTGATTTTTTGCTAATCTGTAGATGTTTTGAAGTatgaaaaaaatgtgtttgcttgtttcatgatgtgcaggtgacgaATGCAACGATTAAGTAGGGTCGGACAGAGTCAAATGTGATTCTAGCTGTACACATAA harbors:
- the LOC133887957 gene encoding putative lipoxygenase 5 isoform X1, whose product is MTSMELLAGRSFLPGSAGAAAAGRDRIGGPCFAASLAVGRQGSGQRRGSLRSTATVGALAERVVVTPAPAERAGSGAATPEPHPQSVAARAVVTVRRRRKEDAKQRVVELLDAYADRVGRSVLLELISTETDPSKTSAPAAAASATRPAHLALGIPRCVASSNCTRKGGPKKSKRSGLVGWFEKKDVKAERVVYTAEFTVDAAFGEPGAVTVLNRHTREFFIESIVVEGFPSGPAHFTCNSWVQPSRVDRNPRVFFTNKPYLPSETPPGLRELRRQELTHLRGDGAGERRTTDRVYDYDVYNDLGHPDKGAEFARPVLGGEQLPYPRRMRTGRPRTVTGKRAESRVEYPEPIYVSRDEEFEEGKNEMLSEGALKALLHNFMPLLVSSVSPDIRDFAGFHDVDNLFKEGLRMKQALQDQLFQKIPFVRKIQENSEGLLRYDTPDIIKKDKFAWLRDDEFARQALAGINPVNIERLQAFPPVSKLDPAVYGPPESAIKEDHIIGQLDGMSVQQALQDNRLYMLDFHDIFLPFLDRINSQDGRKAYGTRTLFFLTATGTLKPIAIELCLPPMTDVCKRAKRVFTPPTDATSNWLWQLAKAHVCSNDAGVHQLINHWLRTHACMEPFIIAAHRQMSAMHPIFKLLKPHMRYTLKINALARQILINGDGVIESGFTPGRYCMEMSAFAYRELWRLDQEGLPADLIRRGMAVEDPTQPHGIRLLIEDYPYATDGLLLWSAISRWCDAYVAVYYPDDVAVQGDRELQSWYTEAVQTGHEDKRDAPWWPRLSTPSDLASLLTTLLWLTSAQHAALNFGQYPLGGYIPNRPPLMRRLVPAEGDPEYAHLVADPHRFFLSALPSLTQTTTFMTVIDTLSTHSADEEYLGERPDEEWTADPTALAAAREFADDVRRAEEEMERRNADTARRNRCGAGVLPYELMAPSSGPGITCRGVPNSVTI
- the LOC133887957 gene encoding putative lipoxygenase 5 isoform X2; its protein translation is MTSMELLAGRSFLPGSAGAAAAGRDRIGGPCFAASLAVGRQGSGQRRGSLRSTATVGALAERVVVTPAPAERAGSGAATPEPHPQSVAARAVVTVRRRRKEDAKQRVVELLDAYADRVGRSVLLELISTETDPRKGGPKKSKRSGLVGWFEKKDVKAERVVYTAEFTVDAAFGEPGAVTVLNRHTREFFIESIVVEGFPSGPAHFTCNSWVQPSRVDRNPRVFFTNKPYLPSETPPGLRELRRQELTHLRGDGAGERRTTDRVYDYDVYNDLGHPDKGAEFARPVLGGEQLPYPRRMRTGRPRTVTGKRAESRVEYPEPIYVSRDEEFEEGKNEMLSEGALKALLHNFMPLLVSSVSPDIRDFAGFHDVDNLFKEGLRMKQALQDQLFQKIPFVRKIQENSEGLLRYDTPDIIKKDKFAWLRDDEFARQALAGINPVNIERLQAFPPVSKLDPAVYGPPESAIKEDHIIGQLDGMSVQQALQDNRLYMLDFHDIFLPFLDRINSQDGRKAYGTRTLFFLTATGTLKPIAIELCLPPMTDVCKRAKRVFTPPTDATSNWLWQLAKAHVCSNDAGVHQLINHWLRTHACMEPFIIAAHRQMSAMHPIFKLLKPHMRYTLKINALARQILINGDGVIESGFTPGRYCMEMSAFAYRELWRLDQEGLPADLIRRGMAVEDPTQPHGIRLLIEDYPYATDGLLLWSAISRWCDAYVAVYYPDDVAVQGDRELQSWYTEAVQTGHEDKRDAPWWPRLSTPSDLASLLTTLLWLTSAQHAALNFGQYPLGGYIPNRPPLMRRLVPAEGDPEYAHLVADPHRFFLSALPSLTQTTTFMTVIDTLSTHSADEEYLGERPDEEWTADPTALAAAREFADDVRRAEEEMERRNADTARRNRCGAGVLPYELMAPSSGPGITCRGVPNSVTI